A genomic segment from Bacillus rossius redtenbacheri isolate Brsri chromosome 5, Brsri_v3, whole genome shotgun sequence encodes:
- the LOC134532403 gene encoding zinc finger BED domain-containing protein 4-like, with product MATREKRSEVWKHFTTSQEDDSKAICLYCGAVISRGCSCRSSYTTTNMLHHVKTRHPQQFAFAESTSQACSTEREHSVAGPSQKKVKVSLLQPTLQDVVEKKLLYNSNDPRAQEFTTLIAEMICVDMQPYDIVNNDGFRHLMSKAVPRYNIPSRKHMADTVIPKMYEKVKNKVRERLSNLDNVAVTTDLWTSEASSQMNDFISVTAHGAELSQKVHFCLEVLPFDGDLHTAVNIADNLLHIFEDWEIGNKVCAVVTDNASNMKCAVRDHLKLPNIPCLAHSVQLVLKDWLLNQCPVHELLAAFRNIVGHFSHSTAAKKILVDAQKKVNEPQHVLIQDIATRWDSTLHMLRRLVEQRLSITVALQNCSKFRCQITAENWLLAEQLVDLLTYFEDVTKTVSSEKASVADAIPLVNSLNHMLEMKIMEVKAVKGAIKSFATDLKHSLGSRLGELEKTEVFLVATMLDPRYKHHPFQNPDSIETVKYSFNDSMTLQKCDQTSESTGTSRCAISSPGPSATQKGIWQMFQKMVDKSIAATTASTRGNVIEELDSYMKQPTFDLGTDPIEFWLKDRESSVLRVI from the exons ATGGCGACGCGGGAAAAgagaagtgaagtgtggaaacattttactACAAGCCAAGAAGACGATAGTAAAGCAATATGTTTATATTGTGGTGCTGTAATATCACGTGGTTGTTCTTGCCGATCAAGCTACACAACCACCAACATGTTGCATCATGTTAAGACACGGCATCCTCAGCAATTTGCATTTGCAGAAAGTACAAGCCAGGCGTGTTCTACTGAGAGGGAACATTCGGTTGCTGGCCCTTCTCAGAAGAAAGTTAAAGTAAGTCTACTTCAACCAACACTGCAAGACGTAGTCGAAAAGAAATTACTGTACAATTCCAATGATCCACGAGCTCAGGAATTTACCACATTGATTGCTGAAATGATATGTGTAGACATGCAACCATATGACATTGTGAATAATGATGGTTTTAGGCATCTCATGTCTAAAGCAGTTCCGAGATACAACATTCCTTCAAGGAAACACATGGCCGATACAGTAATTCCAAAAATGTATGAgaaagtgaaaaataaagttaGAGAGAGACTTTCTAATCTTGACAATGTTGCTGTCACAACAGATTTGTGGACAAGTGAGGCTTCGTCTCAGATGAATGATTTCATTAGTGTCACAGCCCATGGAGCAGAGCTGTCTCAGAAGGTACATTTCTGCCTTGAAGTTTTACCTTTTGATGGTGATTTGCACACTGCAGTAAACATTGCAGACAATCTCTTGCACATATTTGAAGACTGGGAGATAGGCAATAAAGTATGTGCAGTTGTTACTGATAATGCATCTAATATGAAATGTGCCGTAAGAGATCACCTCAAACTGCCTAATATTCCATGCTTAGCTCACAGTGTTCAGCTTGTACTCAAAGATTGGCTGCTGAATCAATGTCCAGTTCATGAACTGCTTGCGGCATTCAGGAACATTGTAGGGCATTTCAGTCATTCAACAGCAGCCAAAAAAATTCTTGTCGATGCACAGAAAAAGGTAAACGAACCTCAGCACGTACTTATTCAAGATATTGCGACACGATGGGACTCTACTCTTCATATGTTACGACGTCTTGTAGAACAGCGTCTTTCCATCACGGTTGCTCTCCAAAATTGCTCGAAGTTTAGGTGTCAGATTACAGCTGAAAATTGGTTGCTTGCCGAGCAATTAGTAGATCTTCTTACATACTTTGAAGATGTGACCAAGACAGTCAGCAGTGAAAAAGCATCTGTAGCAGATGCTATACCACTAGTCAACAGCCTAAATCACATGCTGGAAATGAAGATAATGGAGGTTAAAGCCGTTAAAGGTGCCATTAAATCTTTTGCAACCGATTTGAAACATTCACTCGGCTCACGTCTTGGTGAATTGGAAAAGACTGAGGTTTTCTTAGTAGCTACGATGCTTGATCCTCGTTATAAACACCATCCATTCCAAAATCCTGACAGCATTGAAACAGTGAAATATAGTTTTAATGATAGCATGACACTGCAAAAATGTGATCAGACTTCTGAGTCAACTGGCACTTCTAGATGTGCCATTTCTTCACCTGGTCCTTCTGCTACACagaagggaatttggcagatgtTCCAGAAAATGGTTGATAAGTCTATAGCTGCTACAACAGCTTCAACTAGGG gtaATGTAATTGAAGAACTGGACAGTTACATGAAGCAGCCAACATTCGACTTAGGGACAGACCCGATTGAATTCTGGTTAAAAGAT AGGGAGAGCAGTGTGCTGCGAGTGATATAG